CTCTGCTAAAAAATTTAGGCTTAAATTTCTATGATTTCTTCTGCAAGCCGTCTTTCGATTTTTGTAGACGGGAACAATATGTTCTACGCCCAACAAAAGAATGGCTGGTTTTTTGACCCACGAAGAGTACTGGAATATTTCACTCGCGAACCGGATGTACAACTTGTTAATGCATTTTGGTATACGGGTTTGAAAGATCCTCAAGATCAACGAGGATTTCGAGATGCTTTGATCAGTTTAGGTTATACCGTTAGAACCAAAATTCTTAAAGAATACTACGACGATAGCTCAGGTCGCTATTCGCAGAAAGCCAATCTAGATATTGAGATCGT
Above is a window of Oscillatoria sp. FACHB-1407 DNA encoding:
- a CDS encoding LabA-like NYN domain-containing protein, encoding MISSASRLSIFVDGNNMFYAQQKNGWFFDPRRVLEYFTREPDVQLVNAFWYTGLKDPQDQRGFRDALISLGYTVRTKILKEYYDDSSGRYSQKANLDIEIVVDMFNTVDQYDRVILFSGDGDFERAIELLRSKSTHITVVSTEGMIARELRNATDRYIDLNDVRDHIEKVDGM